The bacterium HR34 genome includes the window CTATTCTAATAGATTGACTTCTCCCCGTTGCTTTATCTTTTGCGGTAACACTTAAAATTCCGTTTGAATCGATATCAAAAGTAACTTCTATTTGAGGTACCCCTCTTGGTGCTGGTGGTATTCCATCTAGGATAAATCTCCCCAAACTTTTATTATCCTTTGCCATTGGCCTTTCACCTTGTACTACATGAACTTCTACTGATGTTTGATTGTCAGCAGCAGTTGTAAATATTTGACTTTTCCTTGTTGGTATTGTAGTATTTTTTGGAATAATTATTGTATTTATTCCACCATAGGTTTCAACACCTAGAGATAAAGGAGTAACATCAAGCAATAAAATGCTTTTTACATCACCCTTTATTATTGCTGCCTGTATTGCAGCGCCTACTGCGACAACTTCATCTGGATTTATGGACCTATTAGGTTCTTTATTGAACATTTCTCTAAGCGCTTGCTGAATAGCCGGCATTCGTGTCTGCCCACCAACTAGAATAATCTCGTTTATATCTTCTTTTTTTAATTTAGCTTCTTTTAACGTTTGTTCAACAAGTTCTATTGATCTACTAATATAAGGTCTTACCATCTGCTCTAATTGAGCTCTTAAAAGTTTATAGTTCAAATGTTTTGGACCAGAAGCGTCTGAACTTATAAAGGGAAGGTTTATTTCTGTTTCCATTGCAGATGATAATTCCATTTTTGCTTTTTCAGCAGCTTCTTTTAATCTTTGCAAAGCAAGAGGGTCCTTTGAAAGGTCTATTCCTTCATCTTTCTTGAATTGCTCTATTAACCACTCCATTATTTTTTTATCAAAATCGTCTCCCCCCAGATGGTTATCTCCACCTGTTGCGATTACTTGTATTGTATCTTCTGATACTTCAAGAATTGAAATATCTAATGTTCCTCCTCCAAAGTCATATACTAATATTCTTTCATCTTTTTTCTTATCAAAACCATAAGCTAGGGCAGCTGCTGTAGGTTCATTTATAACTCTTAAAACATTAAATCCTGCTATTTCACCTGCAATCTTAGTTGCCTTTCTTTGGCTATCATCAAAATAAGCAGGACAGGTAATAACAACATCAGTAATTTTTTCTCCTAACCTTTCTTCGGCATCTATTCTTAATTTTTGCAATATTTTTGCTGATATTTCTTCTGGAGTATACCATTTATCCCCCATCTTAACTTCGCATCCGCCAGTTTTCGACTCCCTCACTTCATATGGTAACATCTTAATATCTCTTTGCACTTCTGGATCAGAAAATCTTCTTCCTATTAACCTTTTTATTGAAAATATTGTGTTTTTAGGGTTTACTATTTGCTGTCTTTTAGCCAATACTCCAACTAAGAGTTCTCCATTTTTTGACATAGCAACAACCGAAGGAGTTGTTCTTCCACCTTCTTTATTTTCTATTATTTTTGGTTGGCCACCTTCTACAGTAGCCATTGCAGAATTAGTTGTTCCTAAATCTATTCCTAATATTTTTTCCATATCTTTAAAGTTAATTATTAATCTTTAAGGTTGCTCCCAAGTTTTCTTGGGAGCAAGACTTAAAGATTAACCTTTAACTTTTATTTTTCTTCCTCCTTCTACTTTCTTCTCTTCTTTTTTTGGCATTACAACCTTGAGGATTCCGTTTTTATATTCTGCTTCAATTTCATCTTCTTTTACCTCAGCTGGCAACATAACAGTTCTTGCTTGATATGTGCTTGATATTTCTTTTCTATAAAAGTCTTTCCCCCTTTCTTCTTTTTCTTCCTCTACTTTCCCCTCTATTCTTAAAACACCATCTTTTATTTCAACGTTTATGTCTTCTGGTTTTAGGCCTGGCATTTCAGCTTCAACTACTAAATTTTCATCTTTTTCATACATATTTATTCTTGGAACTTTTTTTAATCCAATGGTTCTCGGCAATATATTTCCTAAAGGAGACACCAACTCTGGAAATTCTTCATCAAACCATCTTTCTAATTCATAAAATGATCTTGGTACTAAAGTCATATTTTTTATTTTATTGGTTTATAATGCGACCTTCTTTATTTTTATTGTTTTGGTATGCCAACTTTAACTTTTGCAGGTCTTAAAACTTCTTTGTTTAT containing:
- the dnaK gene encoding Chaperone protein DnaK; protein product: MEKILGIDLGTTNSAMATVEGGQPKIIENKEGGRTTPSVVAMSKNGELLVGVLAKRQQIVNPKNTIFSIKRLIGRRFSDPEVQRDIKMLPYEVRESKTGGCEVKMGDKWYTPEEISAKILQKLRIDAEERLGEKITDVVITCPAYFDDSQRKATKIAGEIAGFNVLRVINEPTAAALAYGFDKKKDERILVYDFGGGTLDISILEVSEDTIQVIATGGDNHLGGDDFDKKIMEWLIEQFKKDEGIDLSKDPLALQRLKEAAEKAKMELSSAMETEINLPFISSDASGPKHLNYKLLRAQLEQMVRPYISRSIELVEQTLKEAKLKKEDINEIILVGGQTRMPAIQQALREMFNKEPNRSINPDEVVAVGAAIQAAIIKGDVKSILLLDVTPLSLGVETYGGINTIIIPKNTTIPTRKSQIFTTAADNQTSVEVHVVQGERPMAKDNKSLGRFILDGIPPAPRGVPQIEVTFDIDSNGILSVTAKDKATGRSQSIRIEGATGLSKEEIERMKKEAEEHLEEDKRKKELTEARNIAENLIYTAEKTLKENANKISPEDKQELENKINELKNAENTEDIQTIKQKTDELSKLLSSIGEKLYRQGGTQNQS
- a CDS encoding Acid shock protein, which codes for MTLVPRSFYELERWFDEEFPELVSPLGNILPRTIGLKKVPRINMYEKDENLVVEAEMPGLKPEDINVEIKDGVLRIEGKVEEEKEERGKDFYRKEISSTYQARTVMLPAEVKEDEIEAEYKNGILKVVMPKKEEKKVEGGRKIKVKG